The Brevundimonas sp. SORGH_AS_0993 genome segment GCACGCGGTCGCCCATCTGCCAGACCAGGGCGTCCATGACGGCGCTTTCGAGGGGCGTCAGATGGGACATCAGATGTCAGTCCGTTTGGGCGCCCGCCGTCTTCTCCATCTCGGCCTTGAGCGCCTGCATTTCGGTGGAGATGGCTTCGATCTCGGCGGTGCATTGCTCCTGCGTGATCGTCGCTGCCCGTTCTGACGCCTTGCCCTTGTCGTAGGCCGCCAGAAGGAAGGCCGAAGCCGCCCGCTTCTGAGGGTCGCTTTCGTTCGCCATGGCCGCTCGCACCTGCGCGCCGACTTCGGGCGGGAACTGACGCTCGCAGGTTCCCAAGGTCTCGAACATTCGGGTCATGCCGCTGAAGATCTGACTGACTTGCGCCGCCTGTTCGGGAGGCAGTCGGGAGACATCAGGTTGCGACTGAACCAGAAGCGCGCCGGAAAGGGCCAGGACGAGCGTGAGCATGTGAGACGATCCCTGAAAGAGCAGGATCGGTAGCACGGTTTCGCGGGCCTGCCAGCCGTTCAATCACAGGTTTCGGGCGCGGGCCCGGATCGTCGCGTCTGACGAAGACGCATTCACCGGAGAGACCATGAAAGAGACCAAACAGGCGTCGGGGCAACCCGAGGCGGGCGTCGTCGTGCGCGAGATGATGGCGGCGTTCGAGGCGTTCAAAGGGGCGAACGACGCCCGGCTGGACCAGATCGAGAAGAAGGCGGCGGCCGACGTGCTGCTGGAGGAGAAGGTGGCGCGCATCGACCAGGCGGTCGCGGCGGCCCAGGCGCGGCTGGATCGGGTGATGAGCCAGGCGCGGCGTCCGGCCCTGGGCGGCGAACCGGCCCAGCCCGTGTCGGCGCCCGAGGCCAAGGCGGCCTGGGACGGCTATCTGAAGACGGGCCAGGCCCCGCACGCGACGGCTGGCCTGGAGGTCAAGGCCGGTCTGTCCAGCGGCGCGACCTCGGGCGGCTATGTCGTGCCCTACGAGACCGAGCGGGCCATCGAGCGGCGGCTGATGACGGTGTCGCCGATGCGCGAGATCGCCACGGTGCGGACGGTGGCGGCGGGGGTGTTCAAGAAGCCCGTCTCCACCGCGGGGGTGACGGCTGGCTGGGTGGCCGAGACGGCCGCGCGACCCGAGACCGACCCGGCGACACTGGCCCTGCTGGAGTTTCCGTCGGCCGACCTCTACGCCAATCCGGCGGCGACCCAGGCCCTGCTGGACGACGCCATGATCGACCTCGACGAATGGCTGGCGGCCGAGGTGGAGGACGCCTTCGCGGCGCAGGAGACCCAGGCCTTCGTCAACGGCGACGGGACGAACAAGCCGCGCGGCTTCCTGACCTATCCGACGGTGGCGGACGCCAGCCAGGCGTGGGGGCAGATCGGCTATGTCGCATCGGGCGCGGCGGGCGGTTTCGCGGCCAGCAATCCGACCGACAGGCTGATCGACCTGGTCTATGCGCCCAAGGCCCAGTACCGGCCGAACGGACGGTTCGTGATGAACCGGCGCACGGTCTCGGCGGTGCGAAAGTTCAAGGACGCGGACGGCAACTACATCTGGCAGCCGCCGGCGCGCCTGGGCGAGACGGCGTCCCTGCTGGGCTATCCGGTCACGGAGATCGAGACCCTGCCGGACGTGGCGGCCAACAGCCTGTCCATCGCGTTCGGGGATTTCCAGCGCGGCTATCTGATCGTGGACCGGGCCGGTGTGCGGGTGCTGCGCGACCCGTTCACGGCCAAACCCTATGTGCTGTTCTACACCACCAAACGGGTCGGCGGCGGGGTGCAGAATTTCGACGCCATCAAGGTGATGAAGTTCGCGGCCGCCTGACGGCGGCAGTGACGAGTGGTCAGTGGCGAGCGGCGAGGGGTCGCTCGCCGCTGGTCGCGTGAAGAGTGCTGGTGAGCAAGAGGTGAGCGCTTCGTTCGCGGGTCGCTCACCCCTAGGCGCACGAGCGCCTTTCACTTTCCAGGACATGGAGGTGAGACATGGCGCAGCCGGTGACGGTGGCGGAGGCGAAGCTGTTTCTGCGCGTGGGCCACGCGCAAGAGGATGGACTGATCCAGACCTTGATCGAGGCGGCGCAGGCCCGGGTGGAGGCGGATGCGGGCCTGAGCCTGACATCGACCGCGCCCGCGCCGCTGAGGCTGGCGATCCTGATGCTGACGCTGGCCGCCTATGAGCGGGGCGAGGCGGCGATGGCGACCACGTCGGTCGATGCCTGGGTGGCGCCCTATCGGGTGGTGCGGCTGTGAGCGGGGCGATGCGGATGCTGGCGGGCCTGTACCGGCCTGTCGAGAGCCAGACCCCCTATGGCGGGCGCAGCGTGACGTTCGAGGCGACGGGGTCGGCCTGGCTGGCGTGCGGCGCGCGAAGGCGGGCCGAACGCGGCGAGGGCGACGAACGCCGCGCGGTCGAGACGATGAGCGCCGAGACACGGGACGATCCGCGCCTGGAGACGGGGCGGGTGCTGCGTTTCGGCGGGGCGGACTGGCGGATCGTGACGCTCGGACCGCTGAGGCCCGGCCGGGTCGCGCTGGAGTTGGAGCGGACGCGATGAGAGATCATGAGAGCGCGCTGCAGAAGGCGTTGCTGGCGCGGCTGAAGGCCGATCCGGCGTTGGACGCCCTGTTGGACGGGCGGATTTTCGACCAGGCGCCGGAGGGGGCGGAGACGCCCTATCTGGTCCTGGGCCGGTGCGAGAGCCGGCCGGTGGCGGCCGCCGATTGCGGCGTGGAGCAGCGGCTGACGCTGACCGCCGTGTCGCGCTTCGCCGGGACGGAAGAGGCCAAGGCCGTAGCCGCCGCCGTGCGCGCCTGTCTGGAGGCGGCCACGCTGGAGGCCGACGGGGTGCGGACGGCGACCCTGAGGACCGTCTTCAGCGATGTGTTCCGGGCAGGCGACGGGCGCCGGACCTATGGGGTCGTGCGGCTGAGGGCTGTGACTGAGGACGTGGCGAGTGGTTAGTGGCGAGTGGCGAGTTGGGTCCGGGGGCGGACGTATCGGGATGAACCGTTGCGACGACTTTCCTCGCCACTCGTCACTCGTCACACGCCACTCACGAGCAAAGCGAGGACGAAATGACCGCACAGGCGGGCAAGGACATATTGCTGAAGATCGAGGGGGCGCCGGAGGTGTACGCCACGGTGGCGGGCCTGAGGGCGCGGACCATTTCGCTGAACGCGCGGACGGTGGAGGCGACGGACGGCGACAGCGCCGGGCGGTGGCGCGAACTGCTGGCCGGGGCTGGGGTGAAGTCGGCGGCCGTGTCGGGGCAGGGGATTTTCCGCGACGCGGCGTCCGACGCCCTGGTACGCGAAGCCTTCTTCGACCAGGCGGCCAAACGCTGGCGGCTGATCGTGCCGGACTTCGGCGTTCTGGAGGGGCCGTTCCTGGTCGCGGCGCTGGAATACGCCGGGACGCACGAGGGCGAGGCGACCTTCGCCCTGAGCCTGGCCAGCGCCGGGGCGATCGGGTTCAGCGCGACATGATCGGCGCCAATGGGGCGCGGGGCGAGGTGATGGCGTGCCTGGGCGGGACGCCGCGTCGGCTGTGTCTGACCCTGGGGGCGCTGGCGGAGATCGAGACGGGACTGGGGGTCGAGGGGCTGGCGGCGACGGCCGAGCGGATGAAGGCCCTGTCGGCGCGCGACCTGATGGTGGTGCTGGCGGCCCTGCTGCGCGGCGGCGGAGAGACGGCGCCGGACGTGGCGGCGGTCGATCCGCGCGCGGCGGCCCAGGCCGTGGCGCGGGCCTTTGCGGCGGTCGCCGCATGACCCCCTGGGGGGAGATGCTGCGGACGGCCGCCCTGCTGGGCGTGGCGCCCGATGCCTTCTGGCGGCTGTCGCTGAAGGAATGGCGGATGCTGACCCAGACGCCGGGCGCGGCGACGCCGATGGGGCGCAAGACCTTGGCGCAACTGATGGAGGAGTGGCCCGATGGCGGGTGAGGACGAACGGCTGGACGCCGTGCCGATCAAGGCGGCCGAGGCGGCCGCCGCGCTGGAAGCGCTGAAGGCGCCGGCGCAGGAGGCGGCGAGCGCCATCGAGGACGCCTTCGGGCGCGCGGGCGACAGCCTGACCCGGTCGCTGGCGCGGGCGGCGGCGGACGGGGAGGTGACGCTGGCCGAACTGGCGCGGGCGGTGCTGAACGCCGTCAACTCTGCGGCCGGGACGGGCGCGGGATCGAACGGGGGGCTGAGCGGCGCGATCCAGGCGGCCCTGTCCAGCTTCGGCGGGGCGCGGGCGGACGGCGGGCCGGTGCTGGGCGGCGGCGCCTATCTGGTCGGCGAACGCGGGCCCGAGGTGTTTCGCCCGACGACGGGCGGCGAGATCGGACCCGCGAGCGGCGGAGCGGTGACGGTCAATGTGACGCTGGAGGGCGGGACACAGGCCCTGCTCCGCTCCGAGGCCCAGATCGCCCAGATGCTGGCGCGGGCGGTCAGCCTGGGCGCGCGGAGGATGTGACCGGCGAGTGGCGAGTGGTTAGTGACGAGTGGCGAGCGACGATGCGATGCGGCTTGTCTCGCCACGGATCACTCGTCACTCGCCGCTTTTTCAGCTCATTCGCCCTTGGGGTTGGGGCCGAAGCGGTTTTCGCCCTTCTGGCTGTCGGTCAGGCCGATCCACAGCAGGAAGACGAAACCGGCCAGAATGGCGAGGCCGAACAGGCCGACGGCCGGACCCATGACGGCCAGGGCGGCGGCGGGGTTGCTCTCGTAATAGTCCTCGGAGAAGCCGGTGGCCGCCATGCCGCCGATCATCATCACAAAGCCGATAATGCAGAAGACGATGGAAGCGGCGTAGGGCGCCAGGACCAGCCAGCCGGTCTTGCCCATGTCGTGCAGACGCTTCACCGAAATGGCGACATGGCCCCAGATCGAGGCCAGCCAGACGATGAAGCCGATCAGCGGAATCCAGCCCAGCACCACATTGACGCCGAATAGGATCAAAAAGCCGATCCAGAAGTGCGAACGCGCAGGCGGCCCTCGAACGACAGAACGGCCGTCTTGAAATCGAAGCCCGACCCGGGGGCGGCCGTGGCGGCGGCCAAGCCCGCAACGCCGGTGGATGTCGGGCCGCCGGCCAGGATCAGGATCTGGGTGGCGGCGGCGCCTTCGGGCACGAAGTCGACGCGGACGCCGGCGGCGGGCACGGCCGGGGATTGCAGCGCGGCCGAGGTGAAGTCGTAACGGACGCCGTCGTCGTCGCTGATCAGACCTGTTCCGGTGGTTGTGTCGTAGCTGAGAATCTCGCCGCGCAAACGTGTCGCTCCCCTTGGGCATGCGGCCGAGGCTGGCCGCAAGGCGACCATGAACGAGCGGCGATCCGTGAACAAGTGAAAGGGAGGAAAGGTTCGCATGGCCTTTCATGAAGTGCGCCTGCCCGCGCGGCTGGCGTTTGGTTCGACCGGCGGGGTGGAGCGGCGGACGGAGATCACCACGCTGGCCTCGGGGTTCGAGCGGCGATCGACGCCCTGGGCGCTGGGGCGCAGGCGGTATCTGATCGGGGCGAACCTGAGATCGCTGGACGACATGGCCGAGCTGGTCGCCTTCTTCGAAGCGCGACGGGGTCGGCTGTATGGGTTTCGGTTCAAGGACTTCGCGGACTTCAAGTCGTGCGCGCCGGGCGGGATGGTGTCGGCGGGGGATCAGGTGCTGGGCGTCGGCGACGGGGTTCGGACCGTGTTTGGGCTGGCGAAACGCTACGGCGATGTGGAGCGGCCGATCGCCAAGCCGGTCGGGGGATCGGTGCGCGTCGCGGTCGGGGGCGCCGAGATCACGGATTTCACCGTCGATGTTGCGACAGGGCGGGTGACGCTGGACAGCGCGCCGGGGGCAGGCGCCGTGGTGACGGCGGGCTTTCAGTTCGACACGCCGGTGCGGTTCGACTCGGACCGGATCGAGACGACGCTGGAGAGCTTCGAGGCCGGGCGGATGGCGGCCGTGCCGCTGATCGAGGTTCGGGTCTGAAGCGGAGTGGCGAGTGGCGAGTGGCGAGAAATCGGCCGTCGCATCGACCGATATCCCGACACCGTCAGCCCGATGCGTTCGAGCAGCCTGCTCGCCACTCGTCACTCGCCACTCGTCACTGAGCGAAAGCGAAACATGAGAAACATACCAACCGAAATGGCCGCCCGTATCGAGAGCGGGGCGGCGACGCTGTGTCATGTCTGGCGGCTGGAGCGGGCCGACGGCGTGGTGACGGGGTTCACCGATCACGACCGGGACCTGGTGGTGGACGGGGTCGTCTGTCGGGCGGAGAGCGGCTGGACGGCGGGAGCGGGCGAGAGCGCGGTCGGGCTGGCGGCGGGGTCAGTCTCGGCGGCGGGCGTGCTGGACGATGCGACGATCCGTGAAGCGGATGTGGCGTCGGGTCTGTTCGATGCGGCGACGGTCGAGCTGTGGCGTGTGGACTGGGCGCGGCCGGATCTGAGGGTGCGGTTGTGGTCGGGGACGCTGGCGCGGATTCGACGTCAGGGTTCTTTGTCGCGCTATCGCCCTGCGGGCTGCTTGAGCGCAGGAGGCTTCGTCGCGGAGCTTGAGGGGCCGCTGGCCAAGCTGGAGCGGGTGGTCGGGCGGACCTATGGGCGGATGTGTGATGCGCGGCTGGGGGACCAGAGATGCGGGATCGCGGAGACGGCGGGGCGGGTCTGCGACAAACGGTGGGAGACCTGCGTCGGGACGTTCGGGAATGGGGCGAACTTTCGCGGATTTCCCGATGTGCCGGGGGATGACTTCCTGACGGCCTATCCGGCGGGCGGGGCGCGGAACGACGGCGGGAGCCGGCGGTGAGGGGGGCGATGATGTCTCCCTCCCCGGAACGGGGAGGGTCGTCGCGGAGCGACGGGGTGGGGACGGCAGGGCGACCGGACTCGGAGTGCTTGGCCGCCCCCACCCGGTCTCGCCTGCGGCTCGACCACCCTCCGCCGCGGGGGGAGGGAGAGGTTGGAGCGGTTGTCGCCGCCGCGCAGTCCTGGCTCGGCACGCCGTATCGGCATCAGGCCAGCGTGAAGGGCGTGGGCGCGGACTGTCTGGGGCTGGTGCGCGGGGTGTGGCGCGAGGTCGTGGGCGAGGAGCCGGAGGTCCTGCCGGCCTATTCTGCGGACTGGGCCGAGACGGGCGGGCGCGAGATGTTGCTGGAGGCGGCGGGGCGGTGGTTGAGGCCCGTTAGGGTCGAGAAGATGTGGGTCGGGGACGTGCTGCTGTTTCGCATGTCGCCGGGGGCGGCGGTGAAGCATTGCGCGATTTTGAGCGCGGACGACGGGCCGGAGCCGAGGATGATCCACGCCTATTGGGGGCGGGCGGTGGTCGAAAGCTGGATGGGGGTGTGGTGGCGGCGACGGCTGGCGGCCGTGTTCCGGTTTCCAAGCCTCCATCGCGAAGTCAGCGACGGCGCAACGGCTTTTCTTGAAACAGGCTCGGAGGTCGGGGGTG includes the following:
- a CDS encoding phage major capsid protein; protein product: MKETKQASGQPEAGVVVREMMAAFEAFKGANDARLDQIEKKAAADVLLEEKVARIDQAVAAAQARLDRVMSQARRPALGGEPAQPVSAPEAKAAWDGYLKTGQAPHATAGLEVKAGLSSGATSGGYVVPYETERAIERRLMTVSPMREIATVRTVAAGVFKKPVSTAGVTAGWVAETAARPETDPATLALLEFPSADLYANPAATQALLDDAMIDLDEWLAAEVEDAFAAQETQAFVNGDGTNKPRGFLTYPTVADASQAWGQIGYVASGAAGGFAASNPTDRLIDLVYAPKAQYRPNGRFVMNRRTVSAVRKFKDADGNYIWQPPARLGETASLLGYPVTEIETLPDVAANSLSIAFGDFQRGYLIVDRAGVRVLRDPFTAKPYVLFYTTKRVGGGVQNFDAIKVMKFAAA
- a CDS encoding head-tail connector protein, with product MAQPVTVAEAKLFLRVGHAQEDGLIQTLIEAAQARVEADAGLSLTSTAPAPLRLAILMLTLAAYERGEAAMATTSVDAWVAPYRVVRL
- a CDS encoding phage head-tail adapter protein; translated protein: MRMLAGLYRPVESQTPYGGRSVTFEATGSAWLACGARRRAERGEGDERRAVETMSAETRDDPRLETGRVLRFGGADWRIVTLGPLRPGRVALELERTR
- a CDS encoding DUF3168 domain-containing protein: MRDHESALQKALLARLKADPALDALLDGRIFDQAPEGAETPYLVLGRCESRPVAAADCGVEQRLTLTAVSRFAGTEEAKAVAAAVRACLEAATLEADGVRTATLRTVFSDVFRAGDGRRTYGVVRLRAVTEDVASG
- a CDS encoding phage major tail protein, TP901-1 family, translating into MTAQAGKDILLKIEGAPEVYATVAGLRARTISLNARTVEATDGDSAGRWRELLAGAGVKSAAVSGQGIFRDAASDALVREAFFDQAAKRWRLIVPDFGVLEGPFLVAALEYAGTHEGEATFALSLASAGAIGFSAT
- a CDS encoding GTA-gp10 family protein, which codes for MIGANGARGEVMACLGGTPRRLCLTLGALAEIETGLGVEGLAATAERMKALSARDLMVVLAALLRGGGETAPDVAAVDPRAAAQAVARAFAAVAA
- a CDS encoding phage tail assembly chaperone, yielding MTPWGEMLRTAALLGVAPDAFWRLSLKEWRMLTQTPGAATPMGRKTLAQLMEEWPDGG
- a CDS encoding phage tail tape measure protein, with the translated sequence MAGEDERLDAVPIKAAEAAAALEALKAPAQEAASAIEDAFGRAGDSLTRSLARAAADGEVTLAELARAVLNAVNSAAGTGAGSNGGLSGAIQAALSSFGGARADGGPVLGGGAYLVGERGPEVFRPTTGGEIGPASGGAVTVNVTLEGGTQALLRSEAQIAQMLARAVSLGARRM
- a CDS encoding DUF805 domain-containing protein yields the protein MILFGVNVVLGWIPLIGFIVWLASIWGHVAISVKRLHDMGKTGWLVLAPYAASIVFCIIGFVMMIGGMAATGFSEDYYESNPAAALAVMGPAVGLFGLAILAGFVFLLWIGLTDSQKGENRFGPNPKGE
- a CDS encoding DUF2460 domain-containing protein; its protein translation is MAFHEVRLPARLAFGSTGGVERRTEITTLASGFERRSTPWALGRRRYLIGANLRSLDDMAELVAFFEARRGRLYGFRFKDFADFKSCAPGGMVSAGDQVLGVGDGVRTVFGLAKRYGDVERPIAKPVGGSVRVAVGGAEITDFTVDVATGRVTLDSAPGAGAVVTAGFQFDTPVRFDSDRIETTLESFEAGRMAAVPLIEVRV
- a CDS encoding DUF2163 domain-containing protein, yielding MAARIESGAATLCHVWRLERADGVVTGFTDHDRDLVVDGVVCRAESGWTAGAGESAVGLAAGSVSAAGVLDDATIREADVASGLFDAATVELWRVDWARPDLRVRLWSGTLARIRRQGSLSRYRPAGCLSAGGFVAELEGPLAKLERVVGRTYGRMCDARLGDQRCGIAETAGRVCDKRWETCVGTFGNGANFRGFPDVPGDDFLTAYPAGGARNDGGSRR
- a CDS encoding NlpC/P60 family protein; amino-acid sequence: MAAPTRSRLRLDHPPPRGEGEVGAVVAAAQSWLGTPYRHQASVKGVGADCLGLVRGVWREVVGEEPEVLPAYSADWAETGGREMLLEAAGRWLRPVRVEKMWVGDVLLFRMSPGAAVKHCAILSADDGPEPRMIHAYWGRAVVESWMGVWWRRRLAAVFRFPSLHREVSDGATAFLETGSEVGGAVAPSTPSWSPSPVNGGESLEA